The Longimicrobium sp. genomic interval AACGCGGCTCGCGACGGGGATACACGCGGCGCGCGATCTCCGGCGCGAGCCGCAGCCCCACCGTGCCGACGAGCGACAGCGCGAGCACGAGGAGAGCGATCGTCGCGCCGACATCCGCGAGCCCCACCGTCACGGCGATGCCGGCCAGGAGGATGGAGAACTCGCCGCGCGGCACGAGGGTGAGCCCTAGCGCCAGGGCATTGCGCTTGGGCAGTCCGTCGTGCCGGCCGATCCACATCCCCACGCCCACCTTGAGCGCCACCCCCAGCACCGCCAGCACCAGCGCCGGCAGCCACACCCCCCCAAACGTGGCCGGGTCCAGCGAGAGCCCGAAGCCCAGGAAGAAGACCGCCGCGAACAGCCCCTGCGGCGGCCCGAACAGGCGCTCGGCGCGCTCCTTGTGCTCCGTCTCGGCCAGCAGCAGCCCGGCGAGGAAGGCGCCGATCGCCTCCGACAGCCCCGCCGCCAGCGCGCCCCACGACAGCAGGAGCACGATGCCGCCCGTCAGCAGTAGGAAGAGCTCGTCGTCCTCCAGGTCGAAGAGGCGGTCCAGCAGCGGGCGCGCGTACAGCGCCAGCAGCACCACCGCCCCAAAGAACGCGGCCGCCTTCCCCATCCCCCAGAACGCGGCGGCGGCGCTCGGCTCGTCCGCGAGCACGGCGCCGGAGAGGACGGCGAGGAAGAGGGCCATGAACAGGTCCTCGAACACCAGCACGCCCAGCGCCACCTCCGTCTCGGGGTTGGCGGAGCGGCGCAGCTCGATGGTGCTCTTGGCGATGATGGCGCTGGAGGAGACGTAGAATGCCCCCCCGAGCAGCAGCGCCCCCGCCCACCCGCCCCCCACCCAGAGCCCGATCA includes:
- a CDS encoding cation:proton antiporter, which gives rise to IGLWVGGGWAGALLLGGAFYVSSSAIIAKSTIELRRSANPETEVALGVLVFEDLFMALFLAVLSGAVLADEPSAAAAFWGMGKAAAFFGAVVLLALYARPLLDRLFDLEDDELFLLLTGGIVLLLSWGALAAGLSEAIGAFLAGLLLAETEHKERAERLFGPPQGLFAAVFFLGFGLSLDPATFGGVWLPALVLAVLGVALKVGVGMWIGRHDGLPKRNALALGLTLVPRGEFSILLAGIAVTVGLADVGATIALLVLALSLVGTVGLRLAPEIARRVYPRREPRSLEERGFRPDLAGFDETGGGG